The Fervidobacterium sp. sequence ACAGATTGGATTTGGAAAAGCGCAAGCAAACAACTGTAAAACAAATCCCAGCGTAGATAACAAAAAAGTAAATATTCAAAATGTAAATGAAAGGGGCTAACATTCTAAGAATATAACCCATGTAATCCCTTTTATAAACCCCATTTGAAAAAATAAAATGAACAAGTATACTGAGAAAATATCCATTGAAAATTGAAGTTGAAAATATAACTGCAATCGTACGACTGAGGAACGGTTGGACATTTACAAACTGCGTTGCTAAAAACAACGTTGTGAGATGAAGTAGTTGGTCGAATACGTAATAATACCAAGTTTTACAAAATTCTGTTTTGCACAGGAATTTTAAGTAATCAATGCCAAAATGCAATAAACTCATCAGAAGAACAACTATAAATTCTTGCAATCCAAATCCTTTTCCAACAATCACTAACAGCTGAGCTGTAAATACAAGCACTGTATGTAATAAAAGAACTCTGATGTCTTTTCCCTTCTTAGCTGCTATATAACTATTCTGAAGTACATAATCACCTACTAAATGACCAAAGAAAAAATATGGAAAATAGTGATTTAACGCGTTCAAAAAATCTCACCTCTTATTTATTATCACATTCTATTGTTTCGCTTACAATTTCTAAGTACTCATCTGGGTACTTTCCAAAAAGTTCATGTAACTCATGTCCCAAGAGCACTATATTTTCTGCAATACCAATTATCATAGCTAACTTAGGTATCTGAACACCAATTAAGCCCTTTGGACCTGTACCATCAAGGACCTCATGATGATAGAGACAAGCATCCAACAGATCAATTTGAACATCGAGGTGTTTCAAAATCTCATACCCATAGTCTGTGTGTTTTAAAAACTCTTCCCATTCTTGAGAAGTTATATTTTTCGTCCTTATCTTTTCAAATAACTCGTCTCGAACACCGATCAAACCAACATTGGCAGTCTTGAGAGCTATTAAACCGAGCTCTATATCTATTCCTTCGTGCTCAGATAACTTTGTAACTATTCTTTCCATTCCAGAGAGTTCTTGTTTTGTTAACCTTGCCCTCTTGTTGAGAGCTAAATAAAGGGTATTTAAAGCACTCTCAAGCAGCTGGCTAAGTCTATAACTTAATATTAAACCCTCTATCACTGACACAAAGGAATCGTAAAATGCCAAAAAACCAAGAACTTGGTTAATGAGAAATTCACCAGTTATTGTCATATGTCCAAGATTACCTGAATTTTTGCTCAATATAGGAATTTTCAACACATCATTTTGAATAAGCAATTCGTTATTTTCCTCTTTGTAAGACACTTTGACTACTTTTTGATACCTATTTTTGAAAAAGCTCTCAACTTTATTTTTTAATTCTTCTATGTTGTTTGCTGTTAAAAGATAATTTAGAAGGTCAAACACCTTCTCATCTATCTGGAGTCTGTATTCCATAGCAAACTCATAAATATCATCCTGCCTTGGTATGTTACCAGTTATTTTAAAAGTTCTCTTATCAAAATTAATGTTGTAGTTTGTACCATTTAAGTTCCTCTCTATAAATCCTCTCTCGTTCATCCATTTCAACTCCATTTATTCTGATAGGTTATCCTTAACCTTTTCACCAATCAACTTGTACAATCTCAACTCGTTACTCTTTCCTTTAACAGAAAAACTACCTATGTATTCAAAAGTAAAATTATCCGTTCTTTTCATTACATCTTCAGAAACTATTATTTCTGCATCAACTTCTCTTGTTAAATGCTCAATTCTTGAAGCAGTATTAACGGTATCTCCTATGCAAGTATAATCCATCCTAAAAGGAGCACCTATGTTTCCAACGATTGCAGGCCCGTAATGTATACCTATGCCACTGTCCAAATTTAACCCCGTTTCTTTATTCAATTCTTTTAGAGCTGAACGCATCTCCAATGCACACTTCAAAGAGCGATCTATATCATTTTCATAAGAAACTGGAGCACCAAAAATAGCCATTATTGCATCACCAATAAATTTATCTATAGTCCCTTCGTATTTGTATCTTATAATCTCACTCATCTTTGTCAAATATACATTCAAGAAAGAAACAACCTCTTCAGGTGTTAATTTCTCAGACATAGATGTAAAACCTTTAATATCAGAAAAAAGTACAACCACGTTTCTCGTTTCACCACCAAGTTTTAACTCGCCTTTATTCAAAATTTCCTCGGCAACCTTATCCGGTACGTATCTGTACAAATATTCTTTCATCCTTCTTTTTTCCGCACTTTCTCTTAAAAAATCTGAGAGTGTCTTCACAACAGCAACTGTTAAAGTTCCAAAAAATGGATGGAATGTTACAATATAAATTCTTTGCAAAAATAAAAAGAAAGAAGTGATAAGAATAATGATAGGCATCATCAACAAAACAGAAGTTACAAACTGACTTTTCAAAGAAATCAACATTCCTACGATAATCATTATACATATAAAAATTATAGAATTATAAAATGGTGATATTGGTTTGATGTATTCTTCACTTATCAGGTTTTGTATAGCATTGGCATGTACAAAGACTCCTGCCTCGTTGTTGGAAAATGGAGTTACCCTTAAATCGTATAATCCTTTGGCTGTGGCAGTATAACCAATAAGAACTATTTTGTCCTTAAAAGTTCCTTTCTTAAACTCCCCATTCAAGACTTTATAAAAAGGAACCTCTGGAAAAACGTCGCTTCCTTTTCCGTAAAACCAAATGTGCATATAACCGGAATTATCAAAACTAATATTCTTATTACCGATAATTATTTTTCTTTTGGCAAAGTCGATAAGTAAATTTTGGGGATTAATCCCCATGTAGACAGCTGCAGTCAAAACATTCATATGAGGCAATACACCAGATGATATCCCTGTTTCCCTTGCCCATTCTTCTATAACCAACAATGGTATTTTCCTAACTATACCATCAGCATCAAGTGCACCTATCTCGTAACTTGCACTGTAAGCGGACACCGCAAATGGTTCATAAACTGGCCTGATTTTATAAATAGTAAAAGGATTTAGAAGTCCAAATTCTCTAAAATTGGTCATCTTGTATGCATAATCCAAATAACTTGTGTTTTTCTCAATCATTTCTCTTAATCGATTGTCGTAAGATAAATAAGTAGTCTTTTCATTTATCAAATACGTTCCGAGAATAACATTACCGTAAATCAACAAAGTACTTGCAAAATAACTATCACTATCTTCCTCCCCAGCTTCTGTAAATGAAATATCAAATGCCGCAACCTTGGCACCATCTTCAAATACCTTCTCAAGTAACTTGCCATACACCTCTCTCTTCCAAGGCCATGTATCACCTTCGACCTCCAGGGCACTCAATGAGTATTCATCAACACCTACAACTACTACATCGACTTTTTTATATATTCTACCACGTAAGTTATAAAACAAATCCATTATTTTCAAATCTAATACTTTGACAAACTTAACATTGAATAATATAGCCCATATGAAGAATATTGAAATCCCAATCACAAGCAGATATATTTTGCGCATAAGCCCCTCCATTTGATTGTATTCAACGTTTTGTATTATCAAAATTTAAGATATAATAAATTATTGAGCTTTCTGTGTAAGATAGGCTCATTAGTTTTGACAGACTATACTCATAAAACGTTGAGAGATTTAGAAATTATTAAATAGTCGATGGAGGTGAAAAGAATGAAGTCTTACACAGAGTACCTTTGGTTTAACACTTCTAAGAGAAAAGAACTAATATTAATAA is a genomic window containing:
- a CDS encoding DUF3307 domain-containing protein encodes the protein MNALNHYFPYFFFGHLVGDYVLQNSYIAAKKGKDIRVLLLHTVLVFTAQLLVIVGKGFGLQEFIVVLLMSLLHFGIDYLKFLCKTEFCKTWYYYVFDQLLHLTTLFLATQFVNVQPFLSRTIAVIFSTSIFNGYFLSILVHFIFSNGVYKRDYMGYILRMLAPFIYILNIYFFVIYAGICFTVVCLRFSKSNLLNYLLTVFSTMILMEVML
- a CDS encoding phosphohydrolase; this encodes MNERGFIERNLNGTNYNINFDKRTFKITGNIPRQDDIYEFAMEYRLQIDEKVFDLLNYLLTANNIEELKNKVESFFKNRYQKVVKVSYKEENNELLIQNDVLKIPILSKNSGNLGHMTITGEFLINQVLGFLAFYDSFVSVIEGLILSYRLSQLLESALNTLYLALNKRARLTKQELSGMERIVTKLSEHEGIDIELGLIALKTANVGLIGVRDELFEKIRTKNITSQEWEEFLKHTDYGYEILKHLDVQIDLLDACLYHHEVLDGTGPKGLIGVQIPKLAMIIGIAENIVLLGHELHELFGKYPDEYLEIVSETIECDNK
- a CDS encoding adenylate/guanylate cyclase domain-containing protein, with protein sequence MRKIYLLVIGISIFFIWAILFNVKFVKVLDLKIMDLFYNLRGRIYKKVDVVVVGVDEYSLSALEVEGDTWPWKREVYGKLLEKVFEDGAKVAAFDISFTEAGEEDSDSYFASTLLIYGNVILGTYLINEKTTYLSYDNRLREMIEKNTSYLDYAYKMTNFREFGLLNPFTIYKIRPVYEPFAVSAYSASYEIGALDADGIVRKIPLLVIEEWARETGISSGVLPHMNVLTAAVYMGINPQNLLIDFAKRKIIIGNKNISFDNSGYMHIWFYGKGSDVFPEVPFYKVLNGEFKKGTFKDKIVLIGYTATAKGLYDLRVTPFSNNEAGVFVHANAIQNLISEEYIKPISPFYNSIIFICIMIIVGMLISLKSQFVTSVLLMMPIIILITSFFLFLQRIYIVTFHPFFGTLTVAVVKTLSDFLRESAEKRRMKEYLYRYVPDKVAEEILNKGELKLGGETRNVVVLFSDIKGFTSMSEKLTPEEVVSFLNVYLTKMSEIIRYKYEGTIDKFIGDAIMAIFGAPVSYENDIDRSLKCALEMRSALKELNKETGLNLDSGIGIHYGPAIVGNIGAPFRMDYTCIGDTVNTASRIEHLTREVDAEIIVSEDVMKRTDNFTFEYIGSFSVKGKSNELRLYKLIGEKVKDNLSE